A single genomic interval of Acidimicrobiales bacterium harbors:
- the aceB gene encoding malate synthase A, whose protein sequence is MPREISFTPHPQADRVLTAEAIDFVAELHERFDSRRRELLAARVERQARFDAGERPDFLPETESVRLGGWTVPEAPKALADRRVEITGPVERKMMINALNSGAKVFMADFEDANSPTWDNCIEGQANLQDAVRGTIELTTPDKSYRLNDETATLVVRPRGWHLQEKHFTVNGQSVSASLFDFGLYVFHNGRESLSRGFGPYYYLPKLEGHLEARLWNDVMLAAEDLLGLDRGSIRATVLIETITAAFEMDEILCELKDHICGLNAGRWDYIFSVAKRFHLDPAFVLPDRSQVTMTTPFMRAYTELLVKTCHRRGAHAIGGMAAFIPNRRKPEVTEAALAKVTEDKRREAGDGFDGTWVAHPDLVETAMAEFDAVLGDRPNQLDRQRPEVAVGPGRLLTVDRSRESITMAGLHTNISVGMRYLVSWLSGTGAAAIDDLMEDAATAEISRAQVWQWVHHRVTLAGPERTLVTAELVRSMLDDTEKELADGGYDPEVVKNARSVFEQVSLADDFPTFLTLPAYELLP, encoded by the coding sequence GTGCCCCGCGAAATCAGCTTCACGCCCCACCCGCAGGCGGACCGGGTCCTCACGGCCGAGGCCATCGATTTCGTCGCTGAGCTGCACGAACGGTTCGATTCCCGCCGGCGGGAGCTCCTCGCCGCCCGGGTCGAGCGGCAGGCCCGCTTCGACGCCGGCGAGCGGCCCGATTTCCTTCCCGAGACCGAGTCGGTCCGCCTCGGCGGCTGGACCGTCCCCGAGGCGCCCAAGGCCCTCGCCGACCGGCGGGTCGAGATCACCGGCCCGGTTGAGCGCAAGATGATGATCAACGCCCTCAACTCGGGCGCCAAGGTCTTCATGGCCGACTTCGAGGACGCCAACTCGCCCACCTGGGACAACTGCATCGAGGGCCAGGCCAACCTGCAGGACGCCGTGCGCGGGACGATCGAGCTCACCACCCCGGACAAGAGCTACCGCCTCAACGACGAAACAGCCACCCTCGTCGTGCGCCCCCGCGGCTGGCACCTCCAGGAGAAGCACTTCACCGTCAACGGCCAGAGCGTCTCCGCGAGCCTCTTCGACTTCGGGCTGTACGTGTTCCACAACGGTCGCGAGAGCCTCTCGCGCGGCTTCGGTCCCTACTACTACCTCCCGAAGCTCGAAGGTCATCTCGAAGCCCGCCTCTGGAACGACGTGATGTTGGCCGCCGAGGACCTCCTCGGTCTGGATCGCGGTTCGATCCGGGCGACCGTGCTTATCGAGACCATCACCGCCGCGTTCGAGATGGACGAGATCCTCTGCGAGCTCAAAGACCACATCTGCGGCCTCAACGCCGGCCGATGGGACTACATCTTCAGCGTCGCCAAGCGCTTCCACCTCGACCCCGCGTTCGTGCTGCCGGACCGCTCGCAGGTGACGATGACGACCCCCTTCATGCGCGCGTACACCGAGCTGCTGGTGAAGACGTGCCACCGTCGCGGGGCGCACGCCATCGGCGGCATGGCGGCTTTCATCCCCAATCGCCGCAAGCCCGAGGTGACCGAAGCCGCGCTGGCGAAAGTCACCGAGGACAAGCGGCGCGAGGCCGGCGACGGCTTCGACGGGACCTGGGTCGCGCACCCCGATCTGGTCGAGACGGCGATGGCCGAGTTCGACGCCGTGCTCGGCGACCGGCCGAACCAGCTCGATCGACAGCGTCCCGAGGTGGCCGTCGGCCCGGGACGGCTGCTCACCGTGGACCGTTCCCGCGAAAGCATCACCATGGCCGGACTGCACACCAACATCTCCGTGGGCATGCGCTACCTGGTGTCCTGGCTGTCGGGCACCGGTGCCGCGGCAATCGACGACCTCATGGAGGACGCTGCGACGGCCGAGATCAGCCGGGCGCAGGTCTGGCAGTGGGTGCACCACCGCGTGACCCTCGCCGGACCCGAGCGCACCTTGGTGACAGCGGAGCTCGTCCGCTCGATGCTCGACGACACGGAAAAGGAGTTGGCCGACGGTGGGTACGACCCCGAGGTCGTCAAGAACGCCCGCTCCGTCTTCGAGCAGGTGTCCCTCGCCGACGACTTCCCCACCTTCCTCACCCTGCCCGCGTACGAGTTACTCCCTTAG
- a CDS encoding aldose 1-epimerase family protein produces the protein MAGFVPSGEQHRLVHEDQDLLVVEVGGGIRSYRRGGTDVIDGYGAGEMCDGGRGQILAPWPNRVGDGRFSWEGRWCQLALNEPERSNAIHGLVRWLPWALEDRSESGLRMGCHLLPQPGWPWPLRLSVSYSLDAEGLETVISVTNEGGAGACPFGLGWHPYLAAFGGVVDDVVLQLPASSVYSSDDRGLPASVGPVEGTAMDFRDGRTIGEARLDVAFTGLTRGGNGRAIVEFRSGSGGEVVRMWMDGAFTHLMVYTGDTLGDESRRRRGLAVEPMTCAPDMLRNRDGLLRLEEGQSFQASWGLQSLKF, from the coding sequence GTGGCCGGTTTCGTTCCCTCGGGTGAGCAGCACCGCCTGGTGCACGAGGACCAGGACCTGCTGGTGGTGGAGGTCGGCGGGGGTATCAGGTCGTACCGCCGGGGCGGCACCGACGTGATCGACGGTTACGGCGCCGGCGAGATGTGCGACGGTGGCAGGGGCCAGATCCTCGCCCCCTGGCCGAACCGCGTGGGAGACGGCCGGTTCTCCTGGGAGGGCCGCTGGTGCCAGCTCGCCCTGAACGAACCGGAGCGCTCGAACGCCATCCATGGCCTCGTCAGGTGGTTGCCCTGGGCGCTCGAGGACCGGTCCGAGTCTGGATTGAGGATGGGTTGCCATCTGCTCCCGCAGCCGGGATGGCCGTGGCCGCTGCGGTTGTCCGTCTCGTATTCGCTCGACGCCGAGGGGTTGGAGACCGTGATCTCCGTGACCAACGAGGGGGGCGCCGGAGCTTGCCCGTTCGGCCTGGGTTGGCACCCCTACCTGGCGGCCTTCGGGGGTGTAGTCGACGACGTGGTCCTGCAGCTTCCGGCCAGTTCGGTGTACAGCAGCGACGACCGCGGGCTTCCCGCGTCGGTGGGTCCGGTGGAGGGCACGGCCATGGACTTTCGTGACGGCCGGACCATCGGCGAGGCCCGCTTGGACGTCGCGTTCACAGGGTTGACGCGCGGTGGCAATGGGCGGGCGATCGTCGAGTTCCGCAGTGGGTCGGGCGGCGAGGTCGTGCGGATGTGGATGGACGGCGCGTTCACCCATCTGATGGTGTACACAGGCGACACTCTCGGTGACGAGAGCAGGCGCCGGCGCGGTTTGGCGGTGGAGCCGATGACCTGCGCGCCGGACATGCTTCGCAACCGGGACGGACTGCTCAGGTTGGAGGAAGGCCAGAGTTTTCAAGCCTCTTGGGGGCTGCAGAGCCTCAAGTTCTGA
- a CDS encoding dienelactone hydrolase family protein, with protein sequence MSDLLAGFEREEFTAGSISHDIYRSGTGPAVIVISEIPGMTPNVIGFAERVRDLGCTAVLPHLFGVPGQPPSTAYVFETIARLCVSKEFAGMALGRAGPVMSWLRALARAEHERCGGPGVGVVGMCYTGGFGLAMAVDDSVVAPVLSQPSLPFAVTRSRRSDIQVSPAEWQTIQARADLCVIGLRFTGDRAVPPERFKLLREKLGDRFIAVELDSSKGNPYGHPANAHSVLTEHLDDRPGTPTREALDKVLGFLRERLLQAA encoded by the coding sequence ATGTCAGACCTGTTGGCAGGATTCGAGCGCGAAGAGTTCACCGCCGGATCCATCAGCCACGACATCTACCGTTCGGGAACCGGCCCCGCCGTGATCGTCATCTCGGAGATCCCGGGTATGACGCCGAACGTCATCGGGTTCGCGGAGCGCGTGCGCGACCTCGGCTGCACCGCCGTCCTCCCGCACCTGTTCGGCGTGCCCGGCCAACCGCCTTCGACGGCCTACGTCTTCGAGACCATCGCCAGGCTGTGCGTGTCGAAGGAGTTCGCCGGCATGGCACTGGGGCGCGCCGGCCCAGTCATGTCGTGGCTGCGCGCGCTCGCCCGCGCCGAGCACGAGCGCTGCGGCGGCCCGGGCGTCGGTGTGGTTGGCATGTGCTACACGGGCGGTTTCGGCCTCGCGATGGCGGTCGACGATTCGGTCGTCGCCCCGGTGCTCAGCCAGCCGTCCCTACCGTTCGCCGTCACCAGATCGCGGCGGTCGGACATCCAGGTTTCACCGGCGGAATGGCAGACCATTCAAGCGCGAGCGGATCTCTGTGTCATCGGTCTGAGGTTCACGGGCGACCGCGCCGTCCCACCGGAGAGGTTCAAGCTCCTTCGCGAGAAACTCGGTGATCGCTTCATCGCCGTCGAGCTCGACTCGTCGAAGGGGAACCCGTACGGGCATCCGGCCAACGCCCATTCGGTTCTCACCGAGCATTTGGACGACCGGCCGGGCACGCCGACGCGCGAGGCCCTCGACAAGGTGCTCGGCTTCTTGAGGGAACGTCTGCTACAGGCCGCCTAG
- a CDS encoding cyclic nucleotide-binding domain-containing protein has protein sequence MAADRKLEHLANVRMFSSLNRKELSLVARAVDVVTVDAGSEIVTEGSTGHEFFLILDGEAVVKRGGRKIATLGPGNYFGELALLDRGPRSATIVAGSDLKLAVLGQREFMGLLDQVPALSHKLLVSMATRLREADTKAVSH, from the coding sequence ATGGCCGCTGACCGCAAGCTGGAGCACCTCGCCAACGTCCGTATGTTCTCCTCCCTCAACCGGAAGGAGCTGTCGCTGGTGGCGAGGGCCGTCGACGTTGTCACCGTGGATGCGGGCTCCGAGATCGTGACCGAGGGCAGTACCGGTCACGAGTTCTTCCTGATCCTCGATGGCGAGGCCGTGGTGAAGCGGGGCGGACGCAAGATCGCCACGCTGGGCCCCGGCAACTACTTCGGGGAGCTGGCTCTTCTGGATCGCGGGCCGCGGTCAGCCACCATCGTCGCCGGCAGCGATCTGAAGCTCGCCGTGCTGGGGCAGCGGGAGTTCATGGGCCTGCTCGACCAGGTGCCGGCGCTATCGCACAAGTTGCTTGTGAGCATGGCAACCCGTCTTCGAGAAGCGGACACCAAAGCCGTCTCGCACTAG
- the aceA gene encoding isocitrate lyase: MTTPFDSAVNELERQWASDPRWKGVERPYSAADVVRLRGSVQIEYSLARQGAERLWSLLRDEDYINALGAMTGGQAVEMVKAGLKAIYLSGWQVAADANLSEQVYPDQSLYAVNSVPTVVRRINNALRRADQIEWAEAGGKPGSEQRHWLVPIVADAEAGFGGALNVFELMKSMIEAGAAGVHWEDQLSSEKKCGHMGGKVLVPTAQHIRTLASARLASDVCGVPTLIVARTDSLGATLLTSDVDERDQEFCTGERSPEGFYYVRAGMDIAVARGLAYAPYADLIWCETSTPDLDEARTFAERIKAEYPDKMLAYNCSPSFNWRKHLDDQTIARFQKELGAMGYAFQFVTLAGWHALNESTFELAHGYARRGMSAYVELQQREFALEDEGYTATRHQREVGAGYFDDVMTTLSGGKSSTLALAGSTEEAQFEAH; this comes from the coding sequence ATGACCACCCCCTTCGACAGCGCAGTCAACGAGCTCGAGCGCCAATGGGCGTCCGACCCCCGTTGGAAGGGAGTAGAGCGCCCCTACAGCGCGGCAGACGTCGTGCGCCTGCGCGGCTCGGTGCAGATCGAGTACAGCCTGGCGCGCCAGGGTGCGGAGAGGCTCTGGTCGCTCCTCCGCGACGAGGACTACATCAACGCGCTCGGCGCCATGACCGGGGGCCAAGCCGTCGAGATGGTGAAGGCGGGCCTCAAGGCGATCTACCTGTCGGGCTGGCAAGTCGCCGCTGACGCCAACCTCTCGGAGCAGGTCTACCCCGACCAGAGCCTGTACGCGGTCAACAGCGTCCCGACGGTCGTCCGCCGGATCAACAACGCTCTGCGCCGCGCCGATCAGATCGAGTGGGCGGAAGCCGGTGGGAAGCCCGGCTCCGAGCAGCGGCACTGGCTGGTGCCGATCGTCGCCGACGCCGAGGCCGGCTTCGGCGGCGCGCTCAACGTCTTCGAGCTGATGAAGTCGATGATCGAGGCGGGCGCCGCCGGCGTCCACTGGGAGGACCAGCTGTCCTCGGAGAAGAAGTGCGGCCACATGGGCGGCAAGGTCCTCGTCCCGACCGCGCAGCACATCCGCACCCTCGCTTCCGCCCGGTTGGCATCCGACGTCTGCGGGGTTCCGACGTTGATCGTCGCCCGCACCGACTCGCTGGGCGCGACCCTGCTCACGAGCGACGTGGACGAGCGCGACCAGGAGTTCTGCACTGGCGAGCGCTCGCCGGAGGGCTTCTACTACGTACGGGCCGGGATGGACATCGCGGTCGCCCGCGGCCTCGCCTACGCACCGTACGCCGACCTGATCTGGTGCGAGACGTCGACTCCGGACCTCGACGAGGCACGCACCTTCGCCGAGCGCATCAAGGCCGAGTACCCGGACAAGATGCTGGCGTACAACTGCTCTCCGTCGTTCAACTGGAGGAAGCACCTCGACGACCAGACCATTGCCCGCTTCCAGAAGGAGCTCGGCGCGATGGGTTACGCGTTCCAGTTCGTAACGCTTGCCGGTTGGCACGCCCTCAACGAGTCGACCTTCGAGCTTGCACACGGCTACGCCCGGCGCGGCATGAGCGCCTACGTCGAGCTCCAGCAGCGCGAGTTCGCCTTGGAGGATGAGGGCTACACCGCCACCCGCCACCAGCGCGAGGTGGGCGCCGGCTACTTCGACGACGTCATGACCACCCTGAGCGGTGGCAAGTCCTCCACGCTGGCCCTCGCCGGGTCGACCGAAGAAGCGCAGTTCGAAGCGCACTGA
- a CDS encoding helix-turn-helix domain-containing protein, which produces MGSETLDPLVFGHRLRHFRRQAGLTLEALGEAVGRPASYLSQLENGHREPRLSTVSQLAGALGCRPSDLLASGAPNRRAELEVALAHMQDDPRYKALRLPYLKPSARLDDAALQHLVGLFERVRELSAAGSGASGGQADGGRFDEDSPGARAANAAMRDEMRKRDNYFEEIERVAGDALLAVGYGGSGAVSERNLTDLAAYFGFAISRVQDLPPSTRSISDLRHRVIYVPQRNLTGGMRSARSVIAQTLGRFALGHRDPTDFESYVRQRVEANYFAGALLAPERAVVRVLAEAKAREDISVEDLNEMFYISYEMAAHRLTNLITRHFGIPVHFQRSDPEGLLWKAYENDGVLLPSDVDGTIEGQRLCRWWSSRQAFESEDSYALHYQYTETVSGEFWCATHIGVERERGDAVTIGTVADEAHWFRGSETTRRAVSGCPDPSCCRRPPADAVRRWEGVAWPSARDHSHFVSGLPTDTVVFSAHPGVDLTDVYSFLDRHSGGLGTPSRG; this is translated from the coding sequence ATGGGCTCGGAAACGCTGGATCCGCTGGTCTTCGGGCACCGCCTGCGGCACTTCCGCCGCCAGGCCGGGCTCACCCTAGAGGCGCTCGGGGAGGCGGTCGGCCGGCCGGCCTCCTACCTGTCCCAGCTCGAGAACGGTCACCGGGAGCCACGGCTCTCGACGGTCAGCCAGCTGGCCGGTGCGCTCGGTTGCCGGCCGAGCGATCTGCTGGCGTCGGGCGCGCCCAACCGCCGGGCCGAGCTCGAGGTCGCCCTGGCGCACATGCAGGACGATCCGCGGTACAAGGCGTTGCGCCTGCCGTACCTGAAGCCGAGCGCGCGGCTCGACGACGCGGCGCTCCAGCACCTGGTCGGGTTGTTCGAGCGGGTGCGGGAGCTGTCGGCAGCGGGTTCCGGCGCGAGCGGTGGCCAGGCGGACGGCGGCCGCTTCGACGAGGACTCGCCGGGAGCCCGCGCCGCGAACGCTGCGATGCGCGACGAGATGCGCAAGAGGGACAACTACTTCGAGGAGATCGAAAGAGTCGCCGGCGACGCGCTGTTGGCAGTCGGGTACGGCGGCTCTGGCGCCGTGTCCGAGCGCAACCTGACGGATCTAGCCGCTTACTTCGGCTTCGCCATCTCGAGGGTCCAGGACCTACCGCCGTCCACGAGGTCGATCAGCGACCTGCGGCACCGGGTCATCTACGTCCCGCAGCGCAACTTGACCGGGGGAATGCGCTCCGCTCGTTCCGTGATCGCCCAGACCCTGGGACGGTTCGCACTGGGACATCGCGACCCGACTGATTTCGAGTCCTACGTCCGCCAGCGTGTCGAGGCCAACTACTTCGCCGGCGCTCTTCTGGCGCCCGAACGTGCCGTCGTGCGGGTGCTCGCGGAGGCCAAGGCGAGGGAGGACATCTCCGTCGAGGACCTCAACGAGATGTTCTACATCTCTTACGAGATGGCGGCGCACAGGCTGACCAACCTGATCACCCGGCACTTCGGGATCCCTGTCCACTTCCAGCGATCCGACCCGGAGGGCCTCCTGTGGAAGGCCTACGAAAACGACGGCGTTCTCCTGCCCTCCGACGTCGACGGCACCATCGAGGGTCAGCGGCTGTGCCGTTGGTGGTCGAGCCGGCAGGCCTTCGAGTCCGAGGACTCCTATGCGCTGCACTACCAGTACACAGAAACCGTCTCGGGCGAGTTCTGGTGTGCGACACACATCGGTGTGGAGCGCGAGCGCGGCGACGCCGTCACGATCGGCACCGTTGCGGACGAGGCGCACTGGTTCAGGGGGAGCGAGACGACCCGCCGCGCGGTATCGGGCTGCCCGGACCCTTCGTGCTGCCGGCGGCCTCCGGCGGACGCAGTCCGGCGCTGGGAGGGAGTCGCCTGGCCGTCCGCTCGGGACCACAGCCACTTCGTGTCCGGCCTGCCCACCGACACCGTGGTGTTCTCGGCGCATCCGGGGGTGGATCTCACAGACGTGTACTCGTTTTTGGACCGGCACTCGGGAGGACTGGGAACCCCGTCACGGGGCTGA
- a CDS encoding (Fe-S)-binding protein, giving the protein MTVRIVIGLVISGLGLLLVLQRSWFLFRLISNGKPAPGRMKDVGAQLKAEILDVFAQRKLLRRSIPGLAHFFTFWGFIILFFTIIEAYGDLFDKKFAIPGFGTSHALGFVEDLIATAVLLAIITFSVIRIKQNPARKDRKSRFYGSHTKAAWFTLFMIFMVIATLFLYRGAQVNTHDFPYDKSWWAFGSRLIGGAFSGFSYQTNLNIETAFILGQILVLWGFFVFVLNSKHMHIFVSEPNVLFSRRPKALGPLGSTLDLDPENMAEDASFGAGQIMDLSWKQRLDLISCTECGRCQDQCPAWATDKPLSPKLLIMDLREHMFASSGELLSGNGVPEDGVAAKMLVPNVIADDVLWSCTTCGACVEQCPVDIEHVDTIVDMRRYEVLMESRFPSEAGLMLRNIENQGDPWGLGQSQRLTWTEGLDFEIPVVTGTIPDEVEYLFWVGCAGALDERARRTTQSIAKLLHRAGVSFAVLGPKESCTGDPARRLGNEYLYQMQAQANIETLKSAGVRKVVASCPHCFNSIAREYPALGGDFEVVHHTQLLEKLLSEGQLKPETPVEAKVTYHDPCYLGRHNEVYDEPRGVLGQVPGVAVTEMHRHKRTGFCCGAGGARMWMEEKIGSRINVNRTDEALATGADVISTACPYCLIMLDDATKSRQAEGSAPESVKVLDVAQVLEQSLAPASASAVAQHPSPVEE; this is encoded by the coding sequence GTGACCGTAAGAATCGTCATCGGACTCGTAATAAGCGGACTGGGGCTCCTCCTGGTCCTGCAGCGATCCTGGTTCCTCTTCCGGTTGATCTCCAACGGCAAGCCGGCGCCCGGGCGGATGAAGGACGTGGGAGCTCAACTCAAAGCGGAGATCCTCGACGTGTTCGCGCAGCGCAAGCTGCTGCGCAGGAGCATCCCCGGACTGGCCCACTTCTTCACGTTCTGGGGATTCATCATCCTGTTCTTCACCATCATCGAGGCATACGGCGACCTGTTCGACAAGAAGTTCGCCATCCCCGGCTTCGGCACGAGCCACGCGCTCGGTTTTGTCGAGGACCTCATCGCCACCGCCGTGCTGCTGGCGATCATCACCTTCAGCGTCATCCGGATCAAGCAGAACCCTGCGCGCAAGGACCGCAAGAGCCGTTTTTACGGGTCGCACACGAAGGCGGCGTGGTTCACGCTGTTCATGATCTTCATGGTGATCGCCACGCTCTTCCTGTACCGGGGTGCACAGGTCAACACCCACGACTTCCCCTACGACAAGAGCTGGTGGGCCTTCGGTTCACGGCTCATCGGAGGCGCCTTCTCAGGGTTCAGCTACCAGACGAACCTCAACATCGAGACCGCGTTCATCCTCGGGCAGATCCTCGTGCTTTGGGGATTCTTCGTGTTCGTCTTGAACTCGAAGCACATGCACATCTTCGTCTCCGAGCCGAACGTCCTCTTCTCCCGTCGCCCCAAGGCCCTGGGGCCGCTCGGGAGCACCCTGGACCTCGACCCGGAGAACATGGCCGAGGACGCGTCGTTCGGCGCCGGCCAGATCATGGACCTCAGCTGGAAGCAGCGCCTGGACCTGATCAGCTGCACCGAGTGTGGTCGTTGTCAGGACCAGTGCCCGGCGTGGGCCACCGACAAGCCCCTCTCGCCGAAGCTCCTCATCATGGACCTGCGCGAGCACATGTTCGCCTCGTCGGGCGAGCTGCTTTCGGGCAACGGTGTACCCGAGGACGGTGTCGCCGCCAAGATGCTCGTCCCGAACGTCATCGCCGACGACGTGCTCTGGTCGTGCACGACCTGTGGCGCCTGCGTCGAGCAGTGCCCCGTGGACATCGAGCATGTCGACACCATCGTCGACATGCGCCGCTACGAGGTGCTCATGGAGTCGCGCTTCCCGAGCGAGGCTGGGCTCATGCTGCGCAACATCGAGAACCAGGGGGACCCCTGGGGTCTCGGTCAGTCGCAGCGTCTTACCTGGACCGAGGGACTCGACTTCGAGATCCCCGTGGTAACCGGGACCATTCCAGACGAGGTGGAGTACCTCTTCTGGGTAGGTTGCGCCGGTGCCCTTGACGAGCGGGCCAGGCGCACCACGCAGAGCATCGCGAAGCTGCTGCACAGGGCGGGTGTGTCGTTTGCCGTGCTCGGGCCGAAGGAGTCCTGCACGGGCGACCCGGCCCGCCGGCTCGGCAACGAGTACCTGTACCAGATGCAGGCGCAGGCCAACATCGAGACCCTGAAGTCGGCGGGGGTCCGCAAGGTGGTCGCGTCCTGCCCGCATTGCTTCAACTCGATCGCCCGGGAATACCCGGCGCTCGGCGGCGACTTCGAGGTGGTGCACCACACCCAGTTGCTCGAGAAGCTGCTGTCGGAGGGCCAGTTGAAGCCGGAGACTCCCGTGGAGGCGAAGGTCACCTATCACGACCCCTGCTACCTCGGCCGGCACAACGAGGTCTACGACGAGCCCCGTGGCGTGCTCGGGCAGGTGCCCGGTGTAGCCGTGACGGAGATGCACCGCCACAAGCGGACCGGCTTCTGCTGCGGCGCCGGCGGCGCGCGCATGTGGATGGAGGAGAAGATCGGCTCGCGGATCAACGTCAACCGCACGGACGAGGCGCTCGCCACCGGCGCCGACGTGATCTCCACGGCATGCCCGTACTGCCTGATCATGCTCGACGACGCCACCAAGAGCCGCCAAGCGGAGGGCAGCGCGCCCGAGTCGGTCAAGGTGCTCGACGTGGCGCAGGTGCTGGAGCAGTCGCTGGCGCCGGCATCGGCCTCGGCTGTGGCGCAGCATCCCTCCCCGGTCGAGGAGTAG
- a CDS encoding AMP-binding protein has translation MDLLAMYASQQPDKPAVIDDRPGQPVVTWSFAELDRRANQLGNYLLGLGVDAATKVVWCGQNSAGLMAMIHAIRKVGAVGVPLNYRLAADEAAYVIDNCDAKVVYVDAEYEVLIDGIRDRLPKVTDVLVFDGDGSLEAKVAACPDSAPAEATGDEVGLATTMIYTSGTTGKPKGAVRSGALDPATAGSLIALIGYVPDDVYLTTGPLYHSGPGGFAGVAHALGNTVVVQHKFDPEDWLRLVQTYKVTTTFTAPTPIRMVCSLPREVKDSYDRTSMKRLIANAAPWTLALKRMYLADFPPESLWEVYGSTELGVDTVLAPEDHLRKPGSCGKPAPGIEIKLFDVDGHEVTEPHQTGELYVRAKSVFSTYYKAEEKYEAATRGDFHTVGDIAYFDEDGYFYIADRKNDMIISGGMNIYPAEIEAALDADPDIYEVAVFGIPNEQWGEAVHAVVVPARLGVAAEDVMAFAREHLAGYKMPRSVSFVEELPKTGSGKVLKRELKAPFWAAAGS, from the coding sequence ATGGATCTTCTGGCCATGTACGCATCGCAGCAGCCGGACAAGCCTGCAGTCATCGATGACCGGCCCGGGCAGCCCGTCGTGACCTGGAGCTTCGCCGAGCTCGACCGGCGGGCCAACCAGCTCGGCAACTATCTGCTCGGACTCGGCGTCGATGCGGCGACGAAAGTCGTGTGGTGCGGTCAGAACTCCGCGGGCCTCATGGCGATGATCCACGCCATCCGCAAGGTGGGGGCGGTCGGCGTACCTCTCAACTATCGCCTCGCTGCCGACGAGGCCGCCTATGTGATCGACAACTGCGACGCGAAGGTCGTCTACGTCGACGCCGAATACGAGGTCCTGATCGATGGGATCCGGGATCGGCTGCCCAAGGTGACGGATGTCCTCGTCTTCGACGGTGACGGCTCGCTCGAGGCGAAGGTCGCCGCGTGCCCGGACTCGGCGCCGGCGGAAGCCACGGGCGACGAGGTCGGCCTGGCCACGACGATGATCTACACGTCGGGCACTACCGGCAAGCCGAAAGGTGCCGTGCGTTCGGGTGCGCTGGATCCCGCGACCGCCGGGTCTTTGATCGCGTTGATCGGCTACGTGCCCGATGACGTGTACCTCACCACCGGACCGCTCTACCACTCGGGACCGGGTGGGTTCGCCGGCGTGGCGCACGCTCTCGGCAACACCGTCGTGGTCCAGCACAAGTTCGACCCCGAAGACTGGCTGCGGCTGGTGCAGACCTACAAGGTGACCACCACCTTCACCGCGCCGACGCCGATCCGGATGGTCTGCAGCCTCCCCCGAGAGGTGAAGGACAGCTACGACCGCACGTCGATGAAGCGGCTGATCGCGAATGCCGCGCCGTGGACGCTGGCCCTGAAGAGGATGTACTTGGCGGACTTCCCGCCAGAGTCGCTGTGGGAGGTGTACGGCTCTACCGAACTCGGTGTCGACACGGTGCTCGCGCCGGAGGATCACCTCCGCAAGCCGGGCTCGTGCGGGAAGCCGGCGCCCGGCATCGAGATCAAGCTCTTCGACGTGGATGGCCATGAAGTCACCGAACCCCACCAGACCGGAGAGCTGTACGTGCGGGCGAAGTCCGTGTTCTCCACCTACTACAAGGCTGAGGAGAAGTACGAGGCGGCGACGCGCGGTGATTTTCATACCGTCGGCGACATCGCCTATTTCGACGAGGACGGCTACTTCTACATAGCCGACCGCAAGAACGACATGATCATCTCGGGCGGCATGAACATCTACCCGGCTGAGATCGAGGCAGCCCTGGACGCCGACCCGGACATCTATGAGGTGGCGGTGTTCGGGATCCCCAACGAGCAGTGGGGGGAAGCCGTGCACGCGGTGGTGGTGCCGGCCCGGCTGGGCGTTGCCGCCGAGGACGTGATGGCGTTCGCCCGGGAGCATCTGGCTGGCTACAAGATGCCACGCTCGGTGAGTTTCGTGGAGGAGTTGCCCAAGACGGGGTCGGGCAAGGTGCTGAAGCGGGAACTGAAAGCGCCCTTCTGGGCGGCTGCGGGGTCCTAA